In Candidatus Methylomirabilota bacterium, a genomic segment contains:
- a CDS encoding tRNA-binding protein, translated as MIGWGDFERVDMRVGRVVRAEPFAEARRPAYKLWIDFGTLGQKRASAQITDHYRPDDLVGRQVVCVVNFPPKQIGPFESEVLVLGAYVHGHEVILLRPDRDVEPGSRIG; from the coding sequence ATGATCGGCTGGGGCGATTTCGAGAGGGTGGACATGCGGGTCGGCCGCGTCGTGCGCGCCGAGCCGTTCGCGGAGGCCCGGCGGCCAGCCTACAAGCTCTGGATCGACTTCGGCACGCTCGGCCAGAAGCGCGCGAGTGCCCAGATCACGGACCACTACCGACCCGACGACCTCGTCGGGCGCCAGGTCGTGTGCGTCGTGAACTTTCCGCCCAAACAGATCGGCCCCTTCGAGTCCGAGGTCCTCGTCCTCGGGGCCTACGTACACGGGCACGAGGTGATCCTGCTCCGCCCCGACCGCGACGTGGAGCCGGGGAGCCGCATTGGCTGA
- the ruvB gene encoding Holliday junction branch migration DNA helicase RuvB, translated as MGTEELLSRLPLADEVQFERALRPQRLDEYIGQRAAVESLAVSVAAARQRGECLDHVLLYGPPGLGKTTLAYIIANEMGSQIKTTSGPALERGDDLMGIVTSLEPRDVLFVDEIHRLPRVVEELLYPAMEDYEVNFVVEKGMHARTMRIPLKPFTLVGATTRPGMLSSPLRERFGIFHHLDFYTEEELARIVARSAGILGVPTDAEGALEIARRARGTPRIANRLLRRVRDFAQVKADGRVSRAAAEAALTMEGVDGRGLDRLDRRFIQAIIEHYGGGPVGLEAIAATINDEAETLAEMVEPYLLKIGFVVRSPSGRKATAAAYHHLGYRAEGPLQLSL; from the coding sequence ATGGGCACCGAAGAGCTCTTGAGCCGCCTGCCGCTCGCCGACGAGGTCCAGTTCGAGCGGGCCCTCCGCCCCCAGCGGCTCGACGAGTACATCGGACAGCGGGCGGCAGTCGAGAGCCTCGCCGTCTCGGTGGCGGCGGCCCGGCAGCGCGGGGAGTGTCTCGATCACGTGCTGCTCTACGGTCCCCCCGGCCTGGGGAAGACCACACTCGCCTACATCATCGCCAACGAGATGGGGAGCCAGATCAAGACCACCTCGGGGCCCGCGCTCGAGCGCGGTGACGACCTCATGGGCATCGTCACGAGCCTCGAGCCGCGTGATGTGCTCTTCGTCGACGAGATCCACCGGCTGCCGCGGGTGGTCGAGGAGCTGCTCTACCCGGCGATGGAGGACTACGAGGTCAACTTCGTCGTCGAGAAGGGCATGCACGCCCGCACGATGCGGATTCCCCTCAAGCCGTTCACCCTGGTGGGCGCGACCACGCGGCCCGGCATGCTCAGCTCGCCCCTCCGCGAGCGGTTCGGGATCTTCCATCACCTGGACTTCTATACTGAGGAGGAGCTGGCCCGCATCGTGGCCCGCTCGGCCGGAATCCTCGGGGTCCCCACCGACGCCGAGGGCGCGCTCGAGATCGCGCGGCGCGCGCGCGGAACCCCGCGGATCGCCAACCGCCTCCTGCGGCGCGTCCGCGACTTCGCCCAGGTCAAGGCTGACGGGCGCGTCTCGCGGGCCGCCGCCGAGGCGGCGCTGACGATGGAGGGCGTCGACGGCCGCGGGCTCGACCGGCTCGACCGGCGCTTCATCCAGGCCATCATCGAGCACTACGGGGGCGGCCCGGTGGGGCTGGAGGCGATCGCCGCCACCATCAACGACGAGGCCGAGACGCTCGCCGAGATGGTCGAGCCGTACTTGCTCAAGATCGGCTTCGTCGTCCGCAGCCCGAGCGGGCGCAAGGCCACGGCAGCGGCCTACCACCATCTCGGCTACCGGGCGGAAGGCCCGCTCCAGTTGTCGCTGTAG
- a CDS encoding hotdog domain-containing protein: protein MPTVGETVAEMVQYVFPQYAGAPGQIYGGRMMEWIATAGTLAASRVARGPVALGAMDDIDFLHPVRVGEIAILRARVEWVGKKSLEVGVRVYSEQAATGERHPTLSSHLVFVAIDEAGQPRPVGARITPADAREVAVTQTAQARREARRARLAVRAERAREVRDETAGFRWRFETTRFVFPEDALHGSLMFAGRLLLIVDEAAAILAVRYARAPLATASMDALEFYAPIRVGDMVMLRGALNRVGTRSMEIGLQVLAEAPLTGEVRHTCTAYLTFVKLRAAGGPLPSTSPTTPVERRHWEEAEKRQAARIERVRRLRESLVAEAW from the coding sequence CCGGGCAGATCTACGGCGGCCGGATGATGGAATGGATCGCCACGGCCGGGACGCTGGCCGCGTCGAGGGTCGCGCGCGGGCCGGTCGCCCTCGGCGCGATGGACGACATCGACTTCCTTCACCCCGTCCGGGTCGGAGAGATCGCCATCCTCCGGGCGCGGGTCGAGTGGGTCGGGAAGAAGTCGCTCGAAGTGGGTGTCCGCGTCTACTCGGAGCAGGCGGCGACCGGCGAGCGACACCCGACCCTCTCGTCGCACCTGGTTTTCGTGGCGATCGACGAGGCGGGCCAGCCGCGGCCGGTCGGCGCCAGGATCACGCCGGCCGACGCGCGAGAGGTCGCGGTCACGCAGACCGCCCAGGCCCGGCGCGAGGCCCGGCGGGCGCGACTGGCCGTGCGGGCCGAGCGGGCGCGCGAGGTGCGGGACGAGACGGCCGGCTTCCGCTGGCGGTTCGAGACGACCCGGTTCGTCTTTCCCGAGGACGCGCTCCACGGAAGCCTGATGTTTGCGGGGCGCCTGCTCCTGATCGTCGACGAGGCGGCGGCGATCCTGGCCGTGCGCTACGCGCGGGCGCCGCTGGCCACGGCATCGATGGACGCGCTCGAGTTCTATGCCCCGATCCGGGTGGGCGACATGGTGATGCTGCGCGGCGCCCTGAACCGGGTCGGGACGCGGTCGATGGAGATCGGGCTCCAGGTGCTGGCGGAGGCCCCGCTCACCGGCGAGGTGCGCCACACGTGCACGGCGTACCTGACCTTCGTCAAGCTCCGGGCGGCCGGGGGTCCGCTCCCGTCGACGAGCCCGACGACGCCGGTCGAGCGGCGTCACTGGGAGGAGGCCGAGAAGCGCCAGGCGGCCCGGATCGAGCGCGTGCGGCGGCTCCGGGAAAGTCTCGTGGCCGAGGCGTGGTAG
- a CDS encoding crossover junction endodeoxyribonuclease RuvC — translation MRPDGSGLGLRAVGFDPGLAETGFAAVEGGRGSLAVLGTGVLRTSAGDPLEVRLEQLYDGIQGVLQVYAPDLIVIEEVFSASAVPRTAILMGHARAMICLAGRQRKLGLVSVSPAEVKRAVTASGAAAKAQVARAMQALLGLPALPRPSHVADALALAFTGLSRAGRVGPLTLR, via the coding sequence ATGCGGCCGGACGGCAGCGGGCTCGGGCTGCGGGCGGTCGGCTTCGACCCGGGCCTTGCGGAGACCGGGTTCGCCGCGGTGGAGGGGGGGCGCGGGAGCCTCGCCGTCCTGGGCACCGGAGTCCTGCGGACCAGCGCGGGCGACCCCCTGGAGGTTCGGCTCGAGCAGCTCTACGACGGGATTCAGGGCGTCCTTCAGGTCTATGCGCCCGATCTGATCGTGATCGAGGAGGTGTTCAGCGCGTCCGCGGTGCCGCGGACGGCGATCCTGATGGGGCATGCCCGCGCCATGATCTGCCTGGCCGGGCGGCAGCGGAAACTCGGGCTCGTGAGCGTCTCCCCGGCGGAGGTCAAGCGGGCCGTCACCGCCTCGGGCGCCGCCGCCAAGGCCCAGGTGGCGCGGGCGATGCAGGCCCTCCTCGGCCTCCCCGCCCTGCCGCGTCCCAGCCACGTCGCCGACGCGCTGGCGCTCGCCTTCACCGGGCTCTCCCGGGCGGGCCGGGTGGGGCCGCTCACGCTCCGATGA
- a CDS encoding DUF2905 domain-containing protein yields the protein MAEMGKVLIGFGVLLIVIGGILMFSGSVGDKIPFLGRLPGDIHVQRGNWSFYFPLTTSIIISVVLSLIVAFLSRR from the coding sequence ATGGCAGAGATGGGAAAGGTGCTCATCGGCTTCGGGGTGCTGCTGATCGTCATCGGCGGCATCCTGATGTTCTCGGGGTCGGTGGGGGACAAGATCCCGTTCCTGGGGCGCCTGCCCGGGGACATCCACGTGCAGCGGGGGAACTGGTCGTTTTACTTCCCCCTGACGACCTCGATCATCATCAGCGTGGTCCTGAGCCTCATCGTGGCGTTCCTGTCCCGGCGATGA
- a CDS encoding SpoIID/LytB domain-containing protein, translated as MSGLPGALVLLGLLAVWPAAAAEPVRVSLGDGLRTVEIGAADLVTISAAGTRRFGIPAGRLIRIVPSRVGLEMTWGKARAERASLAMAGVRLETRRSALRVGSRDYSGVLEVWRSGDGLLLLVNEIPLEDYVAGTVRAESSEKWPAEALRAIAVAARTYAVFQQQRNASKPYHLVASSKDQNYAGWIAENSPAWEATRATAGQVLSWQGSVFPAFYHSDSGGYTEPPQTIFSGDGIPPLPGIRDEFSLDSPNYAWATTLSLRIIGDRLRQGGVDIGEVTGLTVLERSASLRIVRLAVEHSRGATTLKGTDFRRLIGYDVIKSTLFVPAPGPDGTIRFEGRGWGHGVGLSQFGAKGMADRGYAYPQILAHYYPGTSLATLK; from the coding sequence ATGAGCGGACTGCCGGGTGCGCTCGTCCTGCTGGGCCTCCTGGCGGTGTGGCCGGCGGCCGCGGCGGAGCCGGTCCGGGTGTCGCTCGGGGACGGCCTGCGCACCGTCGAGATAGGGGCGGCTGATCTCGTGACCATCTCGGCGGCGGGAACGCGGCGCTTCGGCATCCCCGCCGGCCGCTTGATCCGCATCGTGCCGTCGAGGGTCGGGCTCGAGATGACCTGGGGCAAAGCCCGCGCCGAGCGGGCGTCCCTGGCGATGGCCGGGGTGCGTCTGGAGACGCGGCGCAGTGCGCTGCGGGTGGGTTCCCGGGATTACTCGGGCGTCCTGGAAGTCTGGCGCAGTGGCGACGGCCTCCTCCTGCTCGTCAACGAGATCCCCCTGGAGGACTACGTCGCCGGGACCGTGCGGGCCGAGAGCTCGGAGAAGTGGCCGGCGGAAGCGCTGCGCGCCATCGCGGTGGCGGCGCGGACCTATGCCGTTTTCCAGCAGCAGCGGAACGCGAGCAAGCCCTACCACCTGGTCGCCAGCAGCAAGGACCAGAACTACGCCGGCTGGATTGCCGAGAACTCCCCGGCCTGGGAGGCGACCCGCGCCACCGCCGGCCAGGTCCTGAGCTGGCAGGGGAGCGTGTTCCCTGCCTTTTACCACTCGGACTCCGGCGGCTACACGGAGCCGCCCCAGACGATCTTCTCGGGTGACGGGATCCCGCCGCTCCCCGGCATCCGGGACGAGTTCTCCCTCGATTCCCCGAACTACGCGTGGGCCACGACGCTGTCCCTCCGCATCATCGGCGATCGTCTCCGCCAGGGTGGCGTCGACATCGGCGAGGTCACCGGGCTGACCGTGCTCGAGCGCAGCGCGTCCCTCCGCATCGTCCGCCTCGCGGTCGAACACTCCCGCGGGGCGACGACGCTCAAGGGAACCGACTTCCGGCGCCTGATCGGGTACGATGTGATCAAGAGCACCCTGTTCGTCCCCGCCCCGGGGCCGGACGGCACCATCCGCTTCGAGGGGCGCGGCTGGGGACACGGGGTGGGGCTTTCCCAGTTCGGGGCCAAGGGCATGGCTGACCGCGGCTACGCCTACCCGCAGATCCTGGCCCACTACTACCCCGGCACCTCCCTCGCCACGCTGAAATGA
- a CDS encoding YebC/PmpR family DNA-binding transcriptional regulator, whose translation MSGHSKWAQIKRKKAKNDQQRGKLFSKLIREITTAARVGGGDPKGNMRLKAAIEEAKGVNLPADTLKRAIQKGTGELPGETYEEVTYEGYGPGGVAVLVKVLTDSKNRTAPEIRHTFARFGGHLGEVGSVGWMFERKGLIQVDATRVGEDELFTLALEAGAADMRRIDKHFEISTEPTEFEPVRRALEQKGVPIQAAEITYVPQTTIRLEGKEAQQVLRLVEGLEELDDVQQVYANFDIPDEVLESLGAA comes from the coding sequence GTGTCCGGCCATTCGAAGTGGGCTCAGATCAAACGCAAGAAGGCGAAGAACGACCAGCAGCGCGGTAAGCTCTTCTCCAAGCTGATCCGAGAGATCACGACCGCGGCGCGCGTCGGCGGGGGCGATCCCAAGGGCAACATGCGCCTCAAGGCGGCGATCGAGGAGGCCAAGGGCGTCAACCTGCCCGCGGACACGCTCAAGCGGGCGATCCAGAAGGGCACCGGCGAGCTCCCGGGCGAGACCTACGAGGAGGTCACCTACGAGGGCTACGGCCCGGGGGGGGTCGCGGTGCTGGTGAAGGTCCTCACCGACAGCAAGAACCGAACGGCTCCCGAGATCCGCCACACGTTCGCCAGGTTCGGCGGACACCTCGGCGAGGTCGGCTCGGTCGGCTGGATGTTCGAGCGGAAGGGCCTCATCCAGGTCGACGCCACGCGCGTCGGGGAGGACGAGCTGTTCACGCTCGCGCTGGAGGCGGGGGCAGCCGACATGCGGCGGATCGACAAGCACTTCGAGATCTCCACCGAGCCGACCGAGTTCGAGCCCGTGCGCCGGGCCCTCGAGCAGAAGGGCGTCCCGATCCAGGCGGCCGAGATCACCTACGTGCCCCAGACCACGATCCGGCTGGAAGGGAAGGAGGCCCAGCAGGTTCTCCGCCTCGTGGAGGGGCTCGAAGAGCTCGATGACGTCCAGCAGGTCTACGCCAACTTCGACATCCCGGACGAGGTGCTCGAGTCACTGGGAGCCGCCTGA
- the ruvA gene encoding Holliday junction branch migration protein RuvA, whose amino-acid sequence MVVESAGVGYEVVLPPVVREGLGEAVAADGDEASELALVIYYHASRDQPRPVLIGFARELEREFFERLITVKDVGPLVAARALVAPVSEIADAIVRKDERFLRRLPGIGPQKCRNIIAQLEGKVAKYALMPRETPSRPPVERDHDEVGEVVREVLVRQLGLRPGEADQAIREALARRPGLETPEALFEEIYRARRETA is encoded by the coding sequence GTGGTCGTCGAATCCGCCGGGGTCGGATACGAGGTGGTGCTGCCGCCGGTGGTCCGCGAGGGGCTGGGAGAGGCGGTGGCCGCCGACGGCGACGAGGCCAGCGAGCTGGCGCTCGTGATCTACTACCACGCCTCGCGTGACCAGCCGCGGCCGGTGCTGATCGGCTTCGCCCGGGAGCTCGAGCGAGAGTTCTTCGAGCGCCTGATCACGGTCAAGGACGTCGGCCCCTTGGTGGCGGCCCGGGCGCTGGTGGCGCCGGTTTCCGAGATCGCCGACGCCATCGTGCGGAAGGACGAGCGGTTTCTCCGGCGGCTGCCGGGCATCGGCCCCCAGAAGTGCCGGAACATCATCGCCCAGCTCGAGGGCAAGGTGGCCAAGTACGCGCTGATGCCGCGCGAGACGCCGTCGCGACCGCCCGTGGAGCGCGACCACGACGAGGTGGGGGAAGTGGTCCGGGAGGTGCTGGTGCGCCAGCTCGGGCTCCGCCCGGGCGAGGCGGACCAGGCGATCCGCGAGGCGCTGGCCCGCCGGCCGGGGCTGGAGACGCCCGAGGCGCTGTTCGAGGAGATTTATCGCGCCCGCCGGGAGACGGCCTGA